A window of the Deltaproteobacteria bacterium genome harbors these coding sequences:
- a CDS encoding right-handed parallel beta-helix repeat-containing protein, which produces MRLPAVVALSCLLLARVAPAGSRRCGDDVDGHATAVPCDCGDVLVSGRTLGDADPITQHACDGDGLLVLLPAGTAGAVLDLGNHVLAGDHQGVGLRVVSGGDGGLTLKGPGAVRAFRIGIDAPAGALGRVADVIAADNDADGFNVAGTGFTITSCEATHNGRDGFALRGLRYRVEGNRATENGRYGFSLAGRDAALGDALGNEATGNHRDGLVVRGRDHDVAHPVATANGAGGIRARLAGGRVRGAVAIGNRGAGVHATAHDVTISASEAHDNGRGGIDVRGSRVRDGGGNRAPRCRVGALCR; this is translated from the coding sequence ATGCGGCTCCCGGCCGTCGTTGCGCTCTCGTGTCTGCTCCTCGCCCGCGTGGCCCCGGCGGGCTCGCGGCGCTGCGGCGACGACGTCGACGGGCACGCCACCGCGGTGCCCTGCGATTGCGGGGACGTGCTGGTCAGCGGCCGCACCCTCGGCGACGCGGACCCGATCACGCAGCACGCCTGCGACGGCGATGGCCTGCTCGTCCTGCTGCCCGCGGGCACGGCGGGCGCCGTCCTGGATCTCGGCAACCACGTCCTCGCCGGCGATCACCAGGGCGTCGGCCTGCGGGTGGTGAGCGGCGGCGACGGCGGGCTGACGCTCAAGGGCCCGGGGGCCGTGCGCGCCTTCCGGATCGGCATCGACGCGCCCGCCGGTGCGCTCGGACGGGTCGCGGACGTCATCGCCGCGGACAACGATGCCGACGGGTTCAACGTCGCCGGCACGGGATTCACGATCACGAGCTGCGAGGCGACGCACAATGGCCGCGACGGCTTCGCGCTCCGCGGCCTGCGCTACCGGGTCGAGGGCAACCGGGCGACGGAGAACGGCCGCTACGGCTTCTCGCTGGCCGGCCGCGACGCGGCGCTGGGCGACGCGCTCGGCAACGAGGCGACGGGCAATCACCGCGACGGGCTCGTCGTACGGGGACGGGACCACGACGTGGCGCACCCGGTCGCCACCGCCAACGGCGCCGGCGGCATCCGGGCCCGGCTCGCCGGCGGCCGGGTCCGCGGCGCCGTCGCGATCGGCAACCGCGGCGCCGGCGTGCACGCCACGGCGCACGACGTCACGATCTCGGCCAGCGAGGCCCACGACAACGGCCGCGGGGGCATCGACGTCCGGGGCTCCCGCGTGCGCGACGGCGGCGGCAACCGGGCGCCGCGGTGCCGGGTTGGAGCGCTCTGTCGATGA